CCTCCGCGACGACCTCCTTTCGCTCCGTGCCCTCGACGACGAGCCACGGGACCTTCACGAGGTGGTCGGTGTAGACGCCCTCGGGGTGGCCGTACATCCCCATCGGGACCGGACAGGGGGTGGGCCGCTCCCCGAGCAGGTTGCCGTGGTCGGAGGTGACGACGGTCGTGCCGGGGAGGGAGTCGAGGAGCGTCTCGACGTGTGGGAGCGCGAGGTCGAGGTTCTCGCGGTAGGCGGTCCAGACCGTCTCGACGTCGATAGCGCCGCGCTTGAGTTTGTCCCAGACGTGTTCGTCGTCCTGTTCGGCGTTCGCGCCGTCCGCCATGCGCTTCGAGAGCTCCATCCCCGCCTGCTGGCCGATGACCTTCCGGCCGGTCTCCCCGATGAAGGGGTAGTGGGGCTGGACGAAGTGCGCGATGACGCGCTTGTCGGGGTAGCGCTCGGCGGCCTTCGCCGTCTCCTCGGCCATGACCGCCGGGTGGACGGTGTTCAGGTCGTCGTCCCAGTGGTCCGTCCAGACGTTGACCACGTCGTGGAACGGGTTCTCGGGGAGCCGGACCGTTATCTGCGGGTTCGCGGTGACGTACACCGTGTCCTCGAACGTGCGGCCCGCGAAGTTCTCGCGGAGCCACTCGGGGGTGTTCGACCCGCGCGAGTACCGCGACTCCAGGCGCCCCTCGATGGTGTTCTGTTCCGCGAACATGTCGTAGCGACAGGCGTCGAGGACGACGAGGTTGTCCCAGTCCTCGCCCATCACGTCGATGCCCTCGTAGTCGGAGACGTACTGGAAGTACGGCTTGACGACGCTCTTCTCGACGACGAACTGGCCGGCGACGCGGCGCCACCAGTTCGGGTCGTCCCAGTGCTTCTTGACGCTGTTGAGGTAGACTTCGAGTTCCATCGGGTCACTCCCCTCCGGCGTAGCGGAGGTACTCGGCGACCGAGTAGGCCATCCACGCCTCGCACCAGCGCATCAGGGTGAAACGCTTGGTGTAGAGGCGACGTTGCTGGTAGAAGAAGCGCCCGTTGCCGGCGTAGAGGGTCCCGAGCACCCAGTCGATGATGCGCCGGGCGAACGCGTGGTCGCCGGCCATCGAGAAGACGATGATGCCCTGGGTCGCCGCGTGGATGTCCTTCGGGTAGCGCGACTCCTCGTCCCAGTTGGGCGCGCCGTTCGCCTCGAACAGCGTCTCCTTGTAGAACGAGAGCGCCGACTCGATGGTGTCGGCGTGGCGGTCGCTCCCGGTGACCTCCCGGTAGCGCAGGAACCCCTCGATGATGAACCCGTTGTGGTGGTTGTCCATCGAGAGGTGCGACGCGCCGGGCGGGTCGCGGTAGGTCCAGCCGCCGATGGGCTGCTGTCTCGTCGCGAGGTAGTCGAGGAGCTTCGTCGAGCGCTCCAGGAGCTCCTCCTCGCCGAAGTAGTCGTAGAGGTCGATGAGCATCCGCGCGGCGATGGCGCCGCAGTTGAGCGTGTAGAACTCGCCGGTGTACTCCGGCTGGTACTTGATGCGGGCGCCGCCCTCCAGTTCGCGGTACTCCAGGTCCTCGTAGACGAACTGCGTCGCCGTGTGGGCGATGTCGGCGTAGCGCTCCTCGCCGGTCCGCTCGGCGGCGCGCAACAGCGCCTTCACGGCGAACGACGTCGGGATGGCGTTCGGCATGTAGGCGTCGCGGCGCTCGTCGAGCAGTTGCATCTCGTGGGTGTGTCCGCCGCAGAAGCCGGCGAAGCCGGTGGCGGCGTTGTCGATGAGCCACTCGGCGAGCGACTCGGCCTCCGCGCGGTACAGGTCGTCGCCGGTGAGGTCGTAGGCCGTGTCGTTGGCCATCGAGAACAGCGCGCTCCCCTTGAAGTTCTGGCGCTGCTCGACGAGGAACAGCGGGCGGAGGTTGACGGGCGCGCGCTTGATGCCCTCCTGGACGGCGATGTTGAGCCACTTGTTGTCGACGGGCGCGCCCTTCAGCAGCCGACTGCTCATGCCGTCGAAGTAGTCCCAGCCGGTGTAGTCGCGCTCGCGGGCGTACCGGAGCGTGTCCTCCAGCAGGTCGACGAGGAAGTCGGCCCGGGGGGCGATGTCTGCGTCGGTGTCGGCGTCGGCGTCGGCGTCGCCACCGGCGTTCGCGTCGGCCGTCATCGGTTCGTCACCTCCTCGATGATGCCGTCGGTGATGTCGACGACCTGGTCGTGCACCTCGCGGGCGCGGGCCAGGTCCGGTTCGATGTCGCCGCCGTCGAGACCGGAGAGGTAGTCGGCGATGTCGCTCACGTTCCGGGAGTGGAAGACCCGGTCCTCGCGCACGAGTTGCTGGTCGACCGAGAGCATGGTGTGCGGGAAGAAGGAGACCGCGGGTTTCCCCATTGCGGCCGCCTCGCGGGCCATCGTCCCGGACCCGGTGAGCACGCACTGGGCGTACCACGCGAGCTGGAGCCCCTGGAGCGGCTGGTCGGGGACGAACACCCGGTCGTCGGGGTAGCGGTCGGCGTAGCGCCGGTCGCGCGGTCGGCGGGGGAGGTAGACGACGTTGAAGCCGGCGTCGACCACCCGGTCGAGCAGGCGCGGGACGAGCGACTCCTCGATGTCGATGTAGGCGGCGCCCATCGCCTCCGGGCGGACCACGACGAACGCCTCGAAGGGGAGCTTCTCGAGGAACGACTCGTCGGGGTCGAAGTCGGCGATGGCGACCTCCTCCTTGTAGCCGTCGTAGGTGTGGACGCTCTCGGGGGCGGCGCCGTAGTCGGTGAGTTCCGCGGTCTTGAACGCCGCGGGGACGACGTGGTGGGTCGCCATCGCCCGGAAGTAGTTGAACGCGTCCTCGACGAACGGCGCGTCCTGGTAGTAGGTGATGTCGTTGTCCGTGTAGTGGATGGAGGGGATGCCGTGGGCCTTCGAGGCGAGCACGCACATCGCGTTGCGCGCCGACAGCGAGACGGCCGCGTCGGGTGCCGACAGCGAGAGCTGGACGGTTCGAAGGGGGACGCCGAGCGTCCGGGCCAGTTCGTTGTCGTAGTCACGGCCGATGACCGAGAAGTCGAAACCGGCCTCGCGGGCCAGCGCCACCGTCTCGGTCTTCTCGCGGGCCGTCACGACCGTCGGGCGGTCGAGGCCGTCGACGATGCCCTTGAAGAAGAACGGGTGGGAGGGGGAGGCGAGGTCGACCCAGACCGTCGGCTGGTCGGGGGCGTCCGGCGTGGCCGCCGTCATAGGGTTATCACGTCGAAGCCGGCGTCGCGCCACGCCCCGTCGTCGACGAGGCCCTTGGTGTCGACGAGCAGGCGACCGCGCATCCGGTCGGCCGCGTCCGCCGGGTCGATCTCCGTGAACTCGTCGTGGTCGGTCGTCACGATGGCGGCGTCGGCGCCGTCGAGCGCCGTCTCCAGCGGGACGAGGCCGAACTCGCCGTCGTCGTCCGAGACGTGCGGGTCGTGCAGGCGCGTCTCGATGCCGCCGTGGGTGCCACCGTCGGCGACCGCCGGGGGTTCCTGTTCGGCGGCGCGCAGCAGGCGCGCGAGGCGCAGGCCGGGACTGTTGCGCGTGTCGTCGACGTTCCCCTTGTAGGCGACGCCGAGGACGGCGAGGCGCTTGCCGTCGAGGCCGCCGAAGTACTCGCGGACGAGGTCGACGACGTAGCCCGTCATGCTGTCGTTCACGCGGCGGGCGTGGCGGATGAGGTCGACCGACTCGGAGCCGTGCGCGAGGAACAGCGGGTCGACCGGGAGGCAGTGGCCGCCGACGCCCGGGCCCGGCTGGAGGATGTCGACGCGGGCGTGGCGGTTCGCCAGCCCGATGGCCGTCCGGGTGTCGATGTCGTAGTCCGCCGCGACGCGCGCGAGTTCGTTCGCGAAGCCGATGTTCGTGTCGCGGTAGGCGTTCTGGACGAGCTTCACGAACTCGGCGGTGCTCGCGTCCGGCGCGCGGTGGACCGTGCCGTCGATGCACGGCTCGTAGAGGCGCGCCGCGGTCTCCGTCGAGGCCTCGCCGACGCCGCCGACGAACCGGTCGTTCGCCCGGAGCTCGTAGAGGATGTTCCCCGGGAGGACCGTCTCGGGGCTGTACGCGAGCCCGAAGTCCGTCCCGGCCCGGAGCCCGGAGCCGGTCTCCAGTACCTCGCGCAGCGGTCCCTCGGTCGTTCCGGGGGGGACCGTCGACTCGAGGACGACCGTGTCGCCCTCGCGCAGGACGCCCGCGATGCCCTCGGCGGCGCTCCGGACGTAGGCGAGTTCCGCGCGCTCGGCCTCGGCGTCGAGCGGCGTCGGGACACAGACGAGGTGGAACTCCGCGGCGGGAATCTCGTCGGCGGGCGTGAGCGCGCCGGAGTCGAGGACCTCGGCGATGTACTCGCGGAGTTCGGCCTCGCCGGTGCGGACATCGCCGCGCGAGAGGCGGTCGATGACGGCCTCGTCGACGTCGAAGCCCGTGACGTCGTGGCCGTTGTGCGCGAGCAGCGCCGCCGTCGGGAGCCCGACGTAGCCGAGCCCGTGGACGCACACCGTCGCCATCAGCTCTCCCCCCCGGCCGGTCGGTCGCCAAGGGCCGATACGACGTCGCCAGCAAATCGAGTCGCGC
This DNA window, taken from Halomarina ordinaria, encodes the following:
- a CDS encoding antibiotic ABC transporter permease; the encoded protein is MTADANAGGDADADADTDADIAPRADFLVDLLEDTLRYARERDYTGWDYFDGMSSRLLKGAPVDNKWLNIAVQEGIKRAPVNLRPLFLVEQRQNFKGSALFSMANDTAYDLTGDDLYRAEAESLAEWLIDNAATGFAGFCGGHTHEMQLLDERRDAYMPNAIPTSFAVKALLRAAERTGEERYADIAHTATQFVYEDLEYRELEGGARIKYQPEYTGEFYTLNCGAIAARMLIDLYDYFGEEELLERSTKLLDYLATRQQPIGGWTYRDPPGASHLSMDNHHNGFIIEGFLRYREVTGSDRHADTIESALSFYKETLFEANGAPNWDEESRYPKDIHAATQGIIVFSMAGDHAFARRIIDWVLGTLYAGNGRFFYQQRRLYTKRFTLMRWCEAWMAYSVAEYLRYAGGE
- a CDS encoding DUF354 domain-containing protein, whose amino-acid sequence is MTAATPDAPDQPTVWVDLASPSHPFFFKGIVDGLDRPTVVTAREKTETVALAREAGFDFSVIGRDYDNELARTLGVPLRTVQLSLSAPDAAVSLSARNAMCVLASKAHGIPSIHYTDNDITYYQDAPFVEDAFNYFRAMATHHVVPAAFKTAELTDYGAAPESVHTYDGYKEEVAIADFDPDESFLEKLPFEAFVVVRPEAMGAAYIDIEESLVPRLLDRVVDAGFNVVYLPRRPRDRRYADRYPDDRVFVPDQPLQGLQLAWYAQCVLTGSGTMAREAAAMGKPAVSFFPHTMLSVDQQLVREDRVFHSRNVSDIADYLSGLDGGDIEPDLARAREVHDQVVDITDGIIEEVTNR
- a CDS encoding nucleotide sugar dehydrogenase, translating into MATVCVHGLGYVGLPTAALLAHNGHDVTGFDVDEAVIDRLSRGDVRTGEAELREYIAEVLDSGALTPADEIPAAEFHLVCVPTPLDAEAERAELAYVRSAAEGIAGVLREGDTVVLESTVPPGTTEGPLREVLETGSGLRAGTDFGLAYSPETVLPGNILYELRANDRFVGGVGEASTETAARLYEPCIDGTVHRAPDASTAEFVKLVQNAYRDTNIGFANELARVAADYDIDTRTAIGLANRHARVDILQPGPGVGGHCLPVDPLFLAHGSESVDLIRHARRVNDSMTGYVVDLVREYFGGLDGKRLAVLGVAYKGNVDDTRNSPGLRLARLLRAAEQEPPAVADGGTHGGIETRLHDPHVSDDDGEFGLVPLETALDGADAAIVTTDHDEFTEIDPADAADRMRGRLLVDTKGLVDDGAWRDAGFDVITL